TATTTGAAAGCAACCTTTATCAAAAAAATGATGCAAAAACATCAGGATAAAAATATCATATGGATTGATGCTGATGCAGTTATCCAAAAAAATCCTGTACTATTTGATAAAATACCTGATTGTGATATTGCCGTTCATTACAGAGACGACATCGAATTGCTTACGGGAACCCTTTACATTCGTAATAATGAAACCATGCGAAATATTGTTGACCAATGGATTGAAGCCAATAAGACAAGTAGGAATTTTTTAGAACAAAAAAATCTTGAAAATGTTCTTGATAAAAACAAAGAAATAAAAATATTTAATTTTCCTGCTTCTTATTGTCAAATATTTGATATCATGAACAATACATCAACCCCCGTAATAGAGCATTTTCAATCATCAAGAAAATGGAGGAAAAATATAGATACAATGAAAAAAATTTCCATCATCATGCCAACATACAATCAGGATAAGTTTATCGAAGAATCCATCAATAGTATCCTCAATCAAACATTCAAAAATTGGGAGTTGATAATTATTGACGATGGGTCAACAGATGATACAAAAAATATTCTTGCTAAACAAAATGACCCAAGGATTCAGATTATTCATAAGGAAAATGAAGGCACAGGTTCCGCATTGAATATGGGATTCGAAATAGCCACAGGCGAATATGAAACATGGTTGGCTTCGGATAACAAATATTATCCAAATGCTTTACAGGATATGTTTGATATTCTTGAATCCAAAAAAGATATAGATTTTGTTTATTGTAATTGTGAAATTGGAGTAATGGATTCTACAGGATTAGGCGAAGTAACCCGAAAAAATTACAATTCAGAAGTTCCGATGGAATGGGATGCCCATAAATTTTATGACCATTATAATATCGGCGTTGTATGGTTATGGAGAAAAGAATTGCGTATATCAGCAGGAAAGGATTTTATCCTTGAACCTTGTGAAGATTATGAAATGACAACCCGTATGATTGAAGCAGGTGGACAATTTTATTATCATCCAATTGTATCAGGATGGCATCGCAGACATAATGAAAATCTTACTAGAAAACTTGTTACCACAAGTCAGTATATTCCAAATTTACATAGGAGAATGATAAAAAAACGGGATGAATTGGCATTGAAAAAACTTCCCCCTAGTCCCGAAAAAGTCAAAAAATTTATAACTTTGGAAATGAACAAAAGCATAGAACAACATTTACAAAGATTAAATGCTCCAAAAGAACCGAATATTTCTATTGATAAATGGTGTTTGGAAAAAATACCAAAACGAGTTTATTTTTATTGGGGTGCAGAACGCATGCCTTGGTTGAGATATCTTACTGTTCATTCTTTTGTTAAAATGAATCCTGATTGGGAAGTTATACTTTATCAACCTATTTCTGTTACAAAAACAAATACTTGGAAATCAACAGAACACGAATATGATATTGATTGCCCTGATTATTCCAACGAATTAAAAAATTTAAATATTACGATAAAAAAATTTGACGGGCGGGATATTGGCATTCCAAATGAATATCCTGAAGTTTGGAAATCTGATTTTCTACGATGGCATCTTCTTTCAAAATATGGTGGATTTTGGATGGATATGGACATCTTCTTTAACAAGTCTATGAATTGTTTCAATCTGAATACTCTTGAAAATAAAGACCTTGATA
The bacterium DNA segment above includes these coding regions:
- a CDS encoding glycosyltransferase, translated to IYAKKFPRLAQLAKEKGIKIINLNKNSALDCFEFGTIEEALKPILSIKHNYVIVSFYTPEYVQDISRLIQSAERFKLPYDFELLKNLPLEGANKYKNWSKNAYLKATFIKKMMQKHQDKNIIWIDADAVIQKNPVLFDKIPDCDIAVHYRDDIELLTGTLYIRNNETMRNIVDQWIEANKTSRNFLEQKNLENVLDKNKEIKIFNFPASYCQIFDIMNNTSTPVIEHFQSSRKWRKNIDTMKKISIIMPTYNQDKFIEESINSILNQTFKNWELIIIDDGSTDDTKNILAKQNDPRIQIIHKENEGTGSALNMGFEIATGEYETWLASDNKYYPNALQDMFDILESKKDIDFVYCNCEIGVMDSTGLGEVTRKNYNSEVPMEWDAHKFYDHYNIGVVWLWRKELRISAGKDFILEPCEDYEMTTRMIEAGGQFYYHPIVSGWHRRHNENLTRKLVTTSQYIPNLHRRMIKKRDELALKKLPPSPEKVKKFITLEMNKSIEQHLQRLNAPKEPNISIDKWCLEKIPKRVYFYWGAERMPWLRYLTVHSFVKMNPDWEVILYQPISVTKTNTWKSTEHEYDIDCPDYSNELKNLNITIKKFDGRDIGIPNEYPEVWKSDFLRWHLLSKYGGFWMDMDIFFNKSMNCFNLNTLENKDLDTIVSISKIIAPASFHSIGFMGGAPNNDYFRYVMSKALRTKPDFTNYQSIGVVLLNSEFPTVESIRKKFPHLKVDTISFETVYAYYPMKLIEDIFKPNAPDRLKSHSIGIHWYAGHPDAGKFMNKVTHENYRDFTNTPLGKLFVEVL